The Dunckerocampus dactyliophorus isolate RoL2022-P2 chromosome 16, RoL_Ddac_1.1, whole genome shotgun sequence genome includes a window with the following:
- the trim3b gene encoding tripartite motif-containing protein 3b isoform X2, translating to MAKREAGSTSPVVRQIDKQFLVCSICLDHYRNPKVLPCLHTFCESCLHNYIPPESLTLSCPVCRQTSILPERGVCALQNNFFITNLMEVLQREPECSRPEACSVLESVSAAAAGKPLSCPNHEGKGMEFYCESCETAMCLDCTEGEHCEHVTVPLRDVVEQQKAALKTQLDAIHSRLPQLSAAIELVSEISRQLNERKSEAVAEITSTFEELERALEQRKTALITDLENICNTKQKVLQAQLSSLLQGRDHIQSSCSFTEQALSHGTATEVLLVQKQMSERVTALARHDFPERPHQNAHLDCQVETEGLRRSIQNLGVLLTTAAVAHTSVATGEGLRHAATGQHHSITVTTKDKDGELVRTGNAVLKAHITSTDGNRATEPDVTDNKNGTYEVGYTLRSEGEYSFALTLYGQPIRGSPFRLRAVKPCDVPASPDDVKRRVKSPSGTGGHVRQKAVRRPSSMYSTTKKKENPIEDELIYRVGSRGRERGEFTNLQGISASSSGRVVVADSNNQCIQIFSNDGQFKMRFGVRGRSPGQLQRPTGVTVDSNGDIVVADYDNRWVSIFSSDGKFKNKIGAGRLMGPKGVAVDKNGHIITVDNKACCVFIFQSNGKLVTKFGGRGMTDRQFAGPHFVAVNNKNEIIVTDFHNHSVKVYSADGEFLFKFGSHGEGNGQFNAPTGVAVDANGNIIVADWGNSRIQVFDSTGSFLSYINTSADPLYGPQGLALTSDGHVAVADSGNHCFKVYRYLQ from the exons CTGTCTCCACAACTACATTCCTCCAGAGTCTCTGACGCTCTCGTGTCCAGTATGTCGGCAGACATCCATCCTGCCGGAAAGAGGAGTGTGTGCTCTACAGAACAACTTCTTCATCACCAACCTGATGGAG GTCCTTCAACGAGAGCCTGAGTGTTCCAGACCTGAGGCCTGCAGTGTTCTCGAGTCAGTCAGCGCGGCGGCAGCGGGGAAACCACTAAGCTGCCCGAACCATGAAGGAAAG GGGATGGAGTTTTACTGCGAGTCGTGTGAGACAGCCATGTGCCTGGACTGCACGGAGGGGGAGCACTGCGAGCACGTCACCGTTCCTCTGCGTGATGTTGTGGAGCAGCAGAAGGCGGCGCTCAAGACCCAGCTGGACGCCATCCACAGCAG GTTACCTCAGCTCTCCGCCGCCATTGAGCTGGTGAGCGAGATCTCTCGCCAGCTCAACGAAAGGAAGAGCGAGGCGGTGGCCGAGATAACGAGCACCTTTGAGGAGCTGGAGCGAGCTTTGGAGCAGCGCAAGACAGCCCTCATCACAGATCTGGAGAACATCTGCAACACCAAGCAGAAG GTTCTGCAGGCCCAGCTGTCGTCTCTCCTCCAGGGGAGAGATCACATCCAGAGCAGCTGTAGCTTTACAGAGCAAGCTCTCAGTCATGGGACCGCCACTGAG GTTCTGCTGGTCCAGAAGCAAATGAGCGAGCGTGTAACAGCGCTGGCGAGACATGACTTCCCAGAGAGACCGCATCAGAACGCACACTTGGACTGTCAG GTGGAGACTGAAGGTCTGCGGCGCTCCATCCAGAATCTTGGCGTCCTTCTtaccacagcagcagtggctcaCACCTCCGTCGCCACAGGGGAGGGTCTACGCCACGCAGCCACGGGACAGCACCACAGCATCACTGTGACCACCAAAGACAAA GACGGAGAACTGGTGAGGACGGGAAACGCCGTTTTAAAAGCCCACATCACGTCAACAGATGGCAACCGCGCCACAGAGCCGGATGTAACGGACAACAAGAACGGGACGTACGAGGTGGGCTACACGCTGCGCTCCGAGGGCGAGTACTCCTTCGCCCTGACGCTCTACGGACAGCCCATACGCGGCAGCCCCTTCCGCCTGCGCGCCGTCAAACCCTGCGACGTGCCGGCATCGCCCGACGACGTCAAGCGGCGTGTCAAGTCTCCCAGCGGCACCGGGGGTCACGTCAGGCAGAAGGCGGTGCGCCGGCCCTCCAGCATGTACAGCACCACCAAGAAGAAGGAGAACCCCATTGAGGACGAGCTCATCTACAGAGTGG GGTCTCGGGGCCGAGAGAGAGGAGAGTTCACAAACCTTCAGGGCATCTCAGCGTCCAGCAGCGGTAGAGTGGTGGTGGCTGACAGCAACAATCAGTGCATACAG ATCTTCTCCAACGACGGGCAGTTCAAGATGCGCTTTGGGGTACGAGGCCGGTCGCCGGGGCAACTGCAGCGTCCGACGGGCGTCACCGTGGACTCCAACGGCGACATCGTGGTGGCCGACTATGACAACCGCTGGGTCAGCATCTTCTCCTCTGACGGCAAGTTTAAG AACAAGATTGGTGCGGGACGCCTCATGGGTCCAAAGGGCGTGGCGGTGGACAAGAACGGCCACATCATCACGGTGGACAACAAGGCGTGCTGCGTCTTCATCTTCCAGTCCAACGGAAAGCTGGTCACAAAGTTCGGAGGACGAGGGATGACTGACAGACAGTTTGCAG GTCCACACTTTGTCGCCGTCAACAACAAGAATGAAATCATCGTGACGGACTTCCACAACCACTCGGTGAAG GTGTACAGCGCTGACGGAGAGTTCCTGTTCAAGTTCGGCTCTCACGGCGAAGGAAACGGACAATTCAACGCCCCCACCGGCGTGGCCGTGGACGCCAACGGAAACATCATCGTAGCCGACTGGGGGAACAGCAGAATACAG GTGTTTGACAGCACAGGCTCCTTCCTGTCTTACATCAACACGTCGGCAGACCCGCTGTACGGCCCCCAAGGCCTCGCCCTTACCTCAGATGGTCACGTGGCCGTGGCCGACTCTGGCAACCACTGCTTCAAGGTGTACAGATACCTGCAGTAG
- the trim47 gene encoding E3 ubiquitin-protein ligase TRIM47: MATASGDDLRKELTCAICLDIFKDPVILKCGHNFCRFCICMHWDENGGDYSYQCPQCRTVFNKRTFTKNYLVQNLVAKMDDLECMGSSQSSPKPLKVDGICEKHGEELKLYCQTDKWPICVVCRESRSHRHHVVAPISEVINDMKMELKLRLMELNWQKSQCVKVLSADERTKNEIKMKKQHLKEKIESDVGALVQFLLDERDSILESLDADEVAAMAVIEDNLKLVETEAAAVTKNIANIHSHISGKTSLKSLAETFNEVVHSKPFADLEPVNCPTEMMYFSGPFQLIMWKKMMHVLHTMPQNLTLDPDTAHPSLAISDFDTKVEEALVRNQEPELRGRFTRFCGVLATAQYCGGQHYWEVDVRDKGVWYLGVTTEGSNRKGFVTLTPSAGYWSLCLQDRLYANGEDGRILVADYWNSPRVGVYLDYDNGHLSFYDAVTMKRLYLFDTCFAEPVYPFFSPGKNDPGSRLQICHYY, from the exons atggccacGGCGTCCGGGGACGACTTGAGGAAGGAGCTCACCTGCGCTATTTGCTTGGACATCTTCAAGGATCCCGTCATCCTCAAATGCGGCCACAATTTCTGCCGCTTTTGCATCTGCATGCACTGGGACGAAAATGGCGGCGACTACAGCTACCAGTGTCCGCAGTGTAGAACG GTGTTCAACAAGAGGACCTTCACCAAGAACTACCTTGTGCAGAACCTAGTGGCCAAAATGGATGACCTGGAGTGTATGGGTTCCAGCCAGTCCTCCCCGAAGCCGCTCAAAGTGGACGGCATTTGTGAGAAACACGGCGAGGAGCTCAAACTGTACTGCCAGACCGACAAGTGGCCCATCTGTGTGGTCTGCAGGGAGTCCAGGTCTCACAG ACATCACGTGGTCGCCCCGATTTCAGAAGTCATCAACGACATGAAG ATGGAGTTGAAGCTGAGGCTGATGGAGCTCAACTGGCAAAAGTCTCAGTGCGTCAAAGTTCTTTCTGCAGACGAGCGCACCAAAAATGAAATCAAG ATGAAGAAGCAGCACCTGAAGGAGAAAATCGAGTCGGACGTCGGCGCGCTGGTCCAGTTCCTGCTCGACGAGAGAGACTCCATCCTCGAGAGCCTGGACGCCGACGAGGTGGCCGCCATGGCGGTCATCGAGGACAACCTCAAGTTGGTGGAGACCGAGGCGGCCGCCGTCACCAAGAACATCGCCAACATCCACAGCCACATCAGTGGCAAGACCAGCTTGAAG AGCCTGGCAGAGACCTTCAATGA GGTTGTCCACAGCAAACCCTTTGCTGATCTGGAACCTGTCAACTGTCCCACAGAGATGATGTACTTCTCAGGACCATTCCAGCTCATCATGTGGAAGAAGATGATGCACGTGCTGCACACCA TGCCTCAGAACCTGACGCTGGACCCCGACACGGCCCACCCCAGCCTTGCCATCTCAGACTTCGACACCAAAGTGGAGGAGGCGCTGGTGCGGAACCAGGAGCCGGAACTGCGCGGGCGCTTCACACGCTTCTGCGGCGTGCTGGCGACGGCACAGTACTGCGGCGGGCAACACTACTGGGAGGTGGACGTGCGCGACAAGGGCGTGTGGTACCTGGGCGTCACCACGGAGGGCAGCAACAGGAAGGGCTTCGTCACGCtcacgccctctgctggatacTGGAGCCTGTGCCTGCAGGACCGCCTCTATGCCAATGGCGAGGACGGCCGCATCCTGGTGGCAGACTACTGGAACTCGCCCCGCGTGGGCGTGTACCTGGACTACGACAACGGGCACCTCAGCTTCTACGACGCCGTTACTATGAAGCGACTGTACTTGTTTGACACCTGCTTTGCTGAGCCCGTCTACCCGTTCTTCAGCCCGGGAAAGAACGACCCGGGCAGCCGCCTGCAGATCTGTCACTACTACTGA
- the trim3b gene encoding tripartite motif-containing protein 3b isoform X1 → MAKREAGSTSPVVRQIDKQFLVCSICLDHYRNPKVLPCLHTFCESCLHNYIPPESLTLSCPVCRQTSILPERGVCALQNNFFITNLMEVLQREPECSRPEACSVLESVSAAAAGKPLSCPNHEGKGMEFYCESCETAMCLDCTEGEHCEHVTVPLRDVVEQQKAALKTQLDAIHSRLPQLSAAIELVSEISRQLNERKSEAVAEITSTFEELERALEQRKTALITDLENICNTKQKVLQAQLSSLLQGRDHIQSSCSFTEQALSHGTATEVLLVQKQMSERVTALARHDFPERPHQNAHLDCQVETEGLRRSIQNLGVLLTTAAVAHTSVATGEGLRHAATGQHHSITVTTKDKDGELVRTGNAVLKAHITSTDGNRATEPDVTDNKNGTYEVGYTLRSEGEYSFALTLYGQPIRGSPFRLRAVKPCDVPASPDDVKRRVKSPSGTGGHVRQKAVRRPSSMYSTTKKKENPIEDELIYRVGSRGRERGEFTNLQGISASSSGRVVVADSNNQCIQIFSNDGQFKMRFGVRGRSPGQLQRPTGVTVDSNGDIVVADYDNRWVSIFSSDGKFKNKIGAGRLMGPKGVAVDKNGHIITVDNKACCVFIFQSNGKLVTKFGGRGMTDRQFADKLGPNLNKSGSVFSPHFVAVNNKNEIIVTDFHNHSVKVYSADGEFLFKFGSHGEGNGQFNAPTGVAVDANGNIIVADWGNSRIQVFDSTGSFLSYINTSADPLYGPQGLALTSDGHVAVADSGNHCFKVYRYLQ, encoded by the exons CTGTCTCCACAACTACATTCCTCCAGAGTCTCTGACGCTCTCGTGTCCAGTATGTCGGCAGACATCCATCCTGCCGGAAAGAGGAGTGTGTGCTCTACAGAACAACTTCTTCATCACCAACCTGATGGAG GTCCTTCAACGAGAGCCTGAGTGTTCCAGACCTGAGGCCTGCAGTGTTCTCGAGTCAGTCAGCGCGGCGGCAGCGGGGAAACCACTAAGCTGCCCGAACCATGAAGGAAAG GGGATGGAGTTTTACTGCGAGTCGTGTGAGACAGCCATGTGCCTGGACTGCACGGAGGGGGAGCACTGCGAGCACGTCACCGTTCCTCTGCGTGATGTTGTGGAGCAGCAGAAGGCGGCGCTCAAGACCCAGCTGGACGCCATCCACAGCAG GTTACCTCAGCTCTCCGCCGCCATTGAGCTGGTGAGCGAGATCTCTCGCCAGCTCAACGAAAGGAAGAGCGAGGCGGTGGCCGAGATAACGAGCACCTTTGAGGAGCTGGAGCGAGCTTTGGAGCAGCGCAAGACAGCCCTCATCACAGATCTGGAGAACATCTGCAACACCAAGCAGAAG GTTCTGCAGGCCCAGCTGTCGTCTCTCCTCCAGGGGAGAGATCACATCCAGAGCAGCTGTAGCTTTACAGAGCAAGCTCTCAGTCATGGGACCGCCACTGAG GTTCTGCTGGTCCAGAAGCAAATGAGCGAGCGTGTAACAGCGCTGGCGAGACATGACTTCCCAGAGAGACCGCATCAGAACGCACACTTGGACTGTCAG GTGGAGACTGAAGGTCTGCGGCGCTCCATCCAGAATCTTGGCGTCCTTCTtaccacagcagcagtggctcaCACCTCCGTCGCCACAGGGGAGGGTCTACGCCACGCAGCCACGGGACAGCACCACAGCATCACTGTGACCACCAAAGACAAA GACGGAGAACTGGTGAGGACGGGAAACGCCGTTTTAAAAGCCCACATCACGTCAACAGATGGCAACCGCGCCACAGAGCCGGATGTAACGGACAACAAGAACGGGACGTACGAGGTGGGCTACACGCTGCGCTCCGAGGGCGAGTACTCCTTCGCCCTGACGCTCTACGGACAGCCCATACGCGGCAGCCCCTTCCGCCTGCGCGCCGTCAAACCCTGCGACGTGCCGGCATCGCCCGACGACGTCAAGCGGCGTGTCAAGTCTCCCAGCGGCACCGGGGGTCACGTCAGGCAGAAGGCGGTGCGCCGGCCCTCCAGCATGTACAGCACCACCAAGAAGAAGGAGAACCCCATTGAGGACGAGCTCATCTACAGAGTGG GGTCTCGGGGCCGAGAGAGAGGAGAGTTCACAAACCTTCAGGGCATCTCAGCGTCCAGCAGCGGTAGAGTGGTGGTGGCTGACAGCAACAATCAGTGCATACAG ATCTTCTCCAACGACGGGCAGTTCAAGATGCGCTTTGGGGTACGAGGCCGGTCGCCGGGGCAACTGCAGCGTCCGACGGGCGTCACCGTGGACTCCAACGGCGACATCGTGGTGGCCGACTATGACAACCGCTGGGTCAGCATCTTCTCCTCTGACGGCAAGTTTAAG AACAAGATTGGTGCGGGACGCCTCATGGGTCCAAAGGGCGTGGCGGTGGACAAGAACGGCCACATCATCACGGTGGACAACAAGGCGTGCTGCGTCTTCATCTTCCAGTCCAACGGAAAGCTGGTCACAAAGTTCGGAGGACGAGGGATGACTGACAGACAGTTTGCAG ACAAACTGGGTCCAAACCTAAATAAGTCTGGCTCAGTTTTCA GTCCACACTTTGTCGCCGTCAACAACAAGAATGAAATCATCGTGACGGACTTCCACAACCACTCGGTGAAG GTGTACAGCGCTGACGGAGAGTTCCTGTTCAAGTTCGGCTCTCACGGCGAAGGAAACGGACAATTCAACGCCCCCACCGGCGTGGCCGTGGACGCCAACGGAAACATCATCGTAGCCGACTGGGGGAACAGCAGAATACAG GTGTTTGACAGCACAGGCTCCTTCCTGTCTTACATCAACACGTCGGCAGACCCGCTGTACGGCCCCCAAGGCCTCGCCCTTACCTCAGATGGTCACGTGGCCGTGGCCGACTCTGGCAACCACTGCTTCAAGGTGTACAGATACCTGCAGTAG